A window of the Desulfovibrio sp. genome harbors these coding sequences:
- the pyrE gene encoding orotate phosphoribosyltransferase, which translates to MRRKQAGRTVQSGQFPQSGGGHLQKGVRGVKQRLAKIILDKSYREGDFVLTSGRKSDYYFDCKPTALHPEGSFLIGSMFCEMLSGIDVQGVGGMTLGADPLVSAVTVMSFIGKRPLPGFIVRKQAKGHGTNQYLEGLGNFKQGDKVAMLEDVVTTGGTLLKACERVRAAGLEIVAVLAVLDRQEGGRENLAAAGYELQSIFTRADLVAAKGI; encoded by the coding sequence ATTAGGCGAAAGCAAGCTGGACGAACTGTTCAATCCGGCCAATTTCCTCAATCAGGAGGCGGCCATCTACAAAAGGGTGTTCGGGGCGTGAAACAGCGGCTCGCCAAAATCATTCTCGACAAATCCTACCGTGAGGGCGATTTCGTCCTCACTTCAGGTCGCAAGAGCGACTACTACTTCGACTGCAAACCCACGGCACTGCATCCCGAAGGTTCCTTCCTCATCGGCAGCATGTTCTGCGAGATGCTCTCGGGCATAGACGTGCAGGGCGTAGGCGGCATGACTTTGGGGGCCGACCCCCTGGTGAGCGCCGTTACGGTCATGTCCTTTATCGGCAAACGCCCTCTGCCGGGTTTCATTGTCCGCAAGCAGGCCAAGGGCCATGGAACCAACCAGTACCTGGAAGGATTGGGCAACTTCAAGCAAGGCGACAAGGTGGCCATGCTTGAGGATGTCGTCACTACCGGCGGTACTCTGCTCAAGGCGTGCGAGCGTGTGCGCGCTGCGGGGCTCGAAATCGTCGCCGTGCTGGCCGTGCTGGACCGCCAGGAAGGCGGCCGGGAGAATCTGGCCGCTGCCGGGTACGAACTGCAGTCCATATTTACCCGGGCCGACCTCGTAGCGGCCAAAGGGATTTGA
- a CDS encoding adenylosuccinate lyase, whose product MIERYTRPEMGRLWSLENRFRAWLEVELAVCEAWHAMGRIPATDMETIRTKADIDVDRILEIEERTRHDVIAFLTNVEEIVGPSARFIHLGCTSSDIVDTANGLLLKRAGLKILEGIDRLIGVLKEMALAHRGRLCMGRTHGIHAEPTSFGLKMTVFYAEFCRHRERVARAVESVAVGKISGAVGTYVYLSPELEERACAILGLIPDPVSTQIVQRDRHAEFFTALGLLGGGVERICVELRHLQRTEVLEVEEGFGKGQKGSSAMPHKKNPISAENLAGLSRLLRTNALASMENMALWHERDISHSSVERVIMPDSTILADYMLHRLANLLSGLRIIPENMERNLWGSYGLFFSQAILLALIDAGMDRQAAYESVQAVAMRCWTEKKLFPDEVRHDTAIASTLGESKLDELFNPANFLNQEAAIYKRVFGA is encoded by the coding sequence ATGATCGAACGCTACACCCGCCCGGAAATGGGCCGGCTCTGGAGCCTTGAAAACAGGTTCAGGGCTTGGCTGGAAGTCGAGCTCGCTGTTTGCGAGGCATGGCATGCCATGGGTAGGATTCCTGCCACTGACATGGAGACCATCCGCACCAAGGCGGACATCGACGTGGACCGCATCCTCGAGATCGAGGAGCGCACCCGGCACGACGTCATCGCGTTTCTCACCAATGTGGAAGAGATCGTGGGCCCTTCGGCGCGCTTCATCCACCTGGGGTGCACCAGTTCGGACATCGTGGACACGGCCAACGGTCTTTTGCTCAAGCGCGCAGGCCTTAAAATACTCGAAGGCATCGACAGGTTGATAGGGGTGCTCAAGGAAATGGCTCTTGCCCACAGGGGCCGTTTGTGCATGGGCCGCACCCACGGCATCCATGCGGAGCCCACCAGTTTCGGGCTCAAGATGACGGTGTTCTACGCGGAATTTTGCCGCCATAGGGAGCGCGTGGCCAGAGCCGTGGAGTCCGTGGCCGTGGGCAAGATTTCCGGCGCGGTTGGCACCTACGTCTATCTTTCCCCTGAATTGGAGGAGAGGGCCTGCGCCATCTTGGGGCTTATCCCTGATCCGGTGTCCACCCAGATCGTGCAGCGGGACCGGCATGCCGAATTCTTCACTGCGCTGGGCCTTTTGGGCGGCGGTGTGGAGCGCATCTGCGTTGAGCTGCGCCATCTCCAGCGCACCGAGGTGCTCGAAGTGGAAGAGGGCTTCGGAAAGGGCCAGAAAGGCTCTTCGGCCATGCCCCACAAGAAGAACCCCATTTCCGCCGAAAACCTGGCCGGGCTTTCCAGGCTTTTGCGCACCAATGCGCTGGCATCCATGGAAAACATGGCCCTGTGGCACGAGCGCGACATCTCCCATTCTTCGGTTGAGCGCGTCATTATGCCGGACTCCACGATCCTGGCCGACTACATGCTCCACCGCCTGGCCAACCTGCTCTCCGGGCTGCGCATCATTCCCGAGAACATGGAGCGCAACCTCTGGGGGTCCTACGGACTGTTCTTCTCGCAGGCGATCCTGCTGGCCCTCATCGACGCTGGAATGGACCGCCAGGCGGCCTACGAGAGCGTGCAGGCCGTGGCCATGCGCTGCTGGACGGAAAAAAAGCTCTTCCCGGATGAGGTCCGCCATGATACGGCCATCGCCAGCACATTAGGCGAAAGCAAGCTGGACGAACTGTTCAATCCGGCCAATTTCCTCAATCAGGAGGCGGCCATCTACAAAAGGGTGTTCGGGGCGTGA
- a CDS encoding homocysteine biosynthesis protein, which translates to MVKVHKTIREINERIKKGKAVILTAEEMVEEVRRKGKTAAAKDVDVVTTGTFSPMCSSGMLFNFGQEPPTIKASQVWLNGVPCYAGLAAVDAYLGCTEPREDDPLNKVYPGRFLYGGGHVIEELLRGKAVRLKATAYGTDCYPRRELDKSVTLADLKYAELLNPRNCYQSYNVAVNTGSRVIYTYMGPLKPTMRNANYATAGQLSPLFNDPYLRTIGLGTKIWLGGGTGWVIGAGTQHNPKPARNERGIPLTASGTLMLKGDMKAMSPKWVRGVSILGYGCSLNVGVGIPIPILDEDMAFFTGVSDADITMPVRDYGQDYPNGVNNVLAQPTFAELKSGEIDVNGQKVRTVPLTSYALSLEIAQELKGKIEKGEFMLTEPQDRIISE; encoded by the coding sequence ATGGTGAAGGTTCACAAAACCATCCGCGAGATCAATGAGCGGATAAAAAAAGGCAAAGCCGTCATTCTCACAGCCGAGGAGATGGTGGAAGAAGTGCGCCGGAAAGGGAAAACCGCGGCTGCCAAAGACGTGGACGTGGTCACCACGGGTACGTTTTCACCCATGTGCTCTTCCGGGATGCTTTTCAATTTCGGCCAGGAGCCGCCGACCATCAAGGCTTCGCAGGTATGGCTGAACGGTGTGCCCTGTTATGCCGGTCTCGCTGCGGTGGACGCCTATCTCGGTTGCACAGAGCCCCGGGAGGACGACCCTCTGAACAAGGTCTATCCCGGCAGATTCCTGTACGGCGGCGGCCATGTGATCGAGGAGCTTTTGCGGGGCAAGGCCGTCAGGCTCAAGGCCACAGCCTACGGCACGGACTGCTACCCCAGGCGCGAACTGGACAAGTCGGTCACTCTGGCGGACTTGAAATACGCGGAGCTGTTGAATCCTCGAAACTGCTACCAGAGCTACAACGTGGCCGTGAACACAGGCAGCCGCGTCATCTACACGTACATGGGCCCGCTCAAGCCCACCATGCGAAACGCCAACTACGCCACAGCCGGGCAGCTCTCGCCGTTGTTCAACGATCCCTATCTGCGCACCATTGGCCTTGGGACCAAAATCTGGCTCGGCGGCGGAACGGGCTGGGTGATCGGCGCGGGCACGCAGCATAACCCGAAACCAGCTCGAAACGAACGGGGAATTCCGCTCACCGCCTCCGGAACGCTCATGCTCAAAGGCGACATGAAGGCCATGAGCCCCAAATGGGTTCGAGGTGTTTCCATCCTGGGCTACGGCTGCTCGCTCAATGTGGGCGTGGGCATTCCAATTCCCATTTTGGATGAGGACATGGCCTTTTTCACAGGCGTCTCCGACGCGGACATCACCATGCCCGTGCGAGACTACGGGCAGGATTATCCGAACGGCGTGAACAATGTCCTGGCTCAACCAACATTCGCTGAACTCAAAAGCGGTGAGATAGACGTGAACGGCCAAAAGGTCCGAACCGTCCCTCTGACCAGCTACGCCCTGTCTTTGGAGATAGCTCAGGAATTAAAGGGGAAGATAGAAAAGGGCGAGTTTATGCTCACCGAACCGCAGGACAGGATTATATCCGAATAA
- a CDS encoding glycosyltransferase family 39 protein, with the protein MSNSRARIVLLLVVAATALAIRLAWLESTSLWWDEFVTLGRAKLGLSEIWRNLSYQGPSDSSLDSSPPLLHFILHAVLAAGGASETWVKLPSVVFGALTVLVLYPLGTRLFGGRAGLYASALLGFSIYHLHYSREARPYSLYLLLAASSLWLLLRALELNRTRDWAAYTLAAAVTLYASYLGGASLAAQGVYFAYLTLSRRLTKGRFLPAAVSMAAAAAAYAPWLPGHLFHMRLIYSPQSDMGLTWDFLSRALLEFTTQSTLYLACACFGSFVGLWRNKDGLALLIFWLLFPVATAMLLKTGIAVNPRYLINFVPGLALLAGAGLDGLVKGLSIGLPSRAAALLGLFAAIGLSWPSLTGLSDYYRRDQHSVREDLLDIAENSPGIDALAFARNRHIKVFARWYLRDIYGDLRDSGDLRYKRVMLLSGRDFLPEGLGQPERFGDLYGFRLGLLNLSPLAAVNTYKMNFSDMSFYREAAQWNNVGPDLFQKTLSLYDPERPGRALWRFRAPEGGFTGDIPARCLLRLTRSQATPPPDATVTVVAGDSPERLATLRTFSQADFAGTGLDIRLSIPKPAGDELTFGFLLEPGTVHGGIDLVTMEIFFPDRPGSPQLMASSLEGKADIVPWKPGTVRLGDSSLYGFASNDPLLQAFLAENPNIAPVASLPGLSLYDPALARPWFALPDTREVLMPQETKGLLVSGAMSGQSLNLGKTALELPFDAPPGSTLALNPGGRGRLWATQDYSVGPGAAFSSFNITAGPEGPCLTCANENSCFITYALRSRLPVREVRLVYCPEAYGEPGMENGVRLSFSTDGNSYRTLDSFTVAESELWEGKKRRISRTTLDKPSERIYLRFELSSSKARLWAGPGYPMRIDAWLDPAQIIPMKPFASPFSLSKGAGPLRLYLSTKPLEDLDRLLAPH; encoded by the coding sequence ATGAGCAATTCCCGTGCCCGTATTGTCCTGCTCCTCGTGGTAGCGGCCACGGCCTTGGCCATCCGGCTGGCCTGGCTGGAATCGACCTCGCTCTGGTGGGACGAATTCGTGACCCTGGGACGGGCCAAGCTCGGATTGTCCGAAATATGGAGAAACCTTTCCTACCAGGGGCCGTCCGATTCCTCGCTCGACTCCTCACCCCCACTTTTACACTTCATTCTTCACGCCGTTCTGGCCGCAGGGGGGGCTTCGGAAACATGGGTGAAGCTTCCTAGCGTCGTTTTCGGGGCACTCACGGTGCTTGTCCTCTATCCCCTGGGCACCAGGCTTTTCGGAGGGAGGGCGGGGCTCTATGCATCCGCCCTGCTCGGGTTCTCGATCTACCATCTCCATTACAGCCGCGAGGCCCGCCCCTATTCGCTCTACCTGCTTCTTGCCGCCAGCTCTCTGTGGCTTTTGCTGAGAGCCCTGGAGCTGAACCGGACCAGGGATTGGGCCGCCTACACCCTCGCGGCCGCCGTAACGCTCTATGCGTCGTACCTTGGGGGGGCAAGCCTTGCCGCGCAAGGCGTGTACTTCGCCTATTTGACTCTCTCCCGCCGGCTGACAAAAGGTCGTTTCCTGCCGGCCGCAGTCAGCATGGCCGCAGCGGCCGCAGCCTATGCCCCCTGGCTCCCGGGGCATCTGTTCCACATGCGGCTGATCTATTCGCCGCAATCGGACATGGGCCTTACCTGGGATTTTTTATCGCGAGCCCTGTTGGAATTCACCACCCAGAGTACATTATACTTGGCCTGCGCCTGTTTCGGATCATTCGTGGGGCTTTGGCGAAACAAAGACGGGCTCGCGCTTCTTATCTTCTGGCTCCTCTTTCCTGTGGCCACGGCCATGCTTCTGAAAACTGGCATAGCTGTGAATCCCCGGTACCTCATCAATTTCGTTCCAGGGCTGGCTTTGCTGGCCGGAGCTGGCCTGGACGGCCTGGTGAAAGGGCTCTCCATCGGCCTGCCAAGCCGCGCCGCCGCGCTTCTCGGGCTTTTCGCCGCCATCGGCCTCTCCTGGCCCAGCCTTACCGGGCTGTCGGACTACTACCGCCGCGACCAGCACTCCGTCCGTGAAGACCTTCTGGATATTGCCGAAAACTCCCCGGGCATCGATGCGCTGGCTTTTGCCCGCAACCGTCACATCAAGGTATTCGCCCGTTGGTATCTGCGGGATATCTACGGCGATCTGCGTGATAGCGGCGATTTGCGCTACAAAAGGGTGATGCTCCTTAGCGGCCGGGATTTTCTTCCCGAGGGCCTGGGCCAGCCTGAACGGTTTGGAGACCTCTACGGCTTCCGCCTCGGACTTCTCAACCTGAGCCCGCTTGCGGCAGTCAACACCTACAAGATGAATTTCTCGGACATGAGTTTCTACCGGGAGGCGGCGCAGTGGAACAATGTCGGACCCGACCTGTTTCAGAAAACGCTCAGCCTCTACGATCCGGAACGCCCAGGCCGGGCTCTCTGGCGCTTTAGAGCGCCCGAAGGCGGATTTACGGGCGATATCCCCGCGCGCTGCCTGCTGCGGCTTACCCGCAGCCAGGCCACGCCCCCTCCCGACGCCACTGTAACCGTCGTGGCCGGAGACAGTCCCGAGAGGCTCGCCACACTGCGCACATTCTCCCAGGCTGATTTCGCTGGTACCGGTCTGGATATTCGCCTGAGCATCCCGAAACCTGCGGGAGACGAGCTGACCTTTGGCTTTCTTCTTGAGCCCGGGACGGTCCACGGCGGCATCGACCTGGTAACCATGGAAATCTTCTTCCCCGACCGTCCTGGTTCGCCGCAGCTCATGGCCAGCTCCCTTGAGGGAAAAGCGGACATAGTCCCCTGGAAACCAGGAACCGTGCGCCTGGGCGATTCTTCACTGTACGGCTTCGCCAGCAACGACCCCTTGCTTCAGGCCTTCCTGGCGGAGAATCCAAACATCGCTCCCGTGGCTTCCTTACCCGGCTTGAGCCTGTACGATCCCGCCCTTGCCCGGCCCTGGTTTGCCCTTCCCGATACTCGCGAGGTGCTCATGCCCCAGGAGACCAAGGGGCTCCTGGTCTCCGGGGCCATGTCCGGGCAAAGTCTGAACCTTGGGAAAACGGCATTGGAGCTTCCATTCGATGCCCCTCCCGGATCGACCCTGGCGCTCAATCCAGGCGGCCGCGGCAGGCTCTGGGCAACACAGGATTATTCCGTTGGCCCCGGGGCCGCGTTTTCCAGTTTCAACATCACAGCTGGGCCAGAAGGCCCGTGTCTTACCTGTGCCAATGAAAACAGCTGCTTCATCACCTACGCCCTGCGTTCGCGCCTTCCGGTACGGGAAGTGCGGTTGGTCTATTGCCCGGAAGCTTACGGCGAACCCGGCATGGAAAACGGGGTGCGCCTCTCATTCTCCACGGACGGCAACTCCTACAGAACGCTCGACTCCTTTACTGTTGCGGAATCGGAACTGTGGGAAGGCAAGAAACGCCGGATTTCCCGGACCACCCTGGACAAGCCTTCGGAGCGCATCTACCTGCGATTCGAACTCAGCAGCAGCAAGGCCCGCCTCTGGGCAGGGCCTGGCTATCCCATGCGGATAGACGCTTGGCTTGACCCGGCCCAGATCATCCCCATGAAGCCTTTCGCATCCCCCTTCTCTCTCTCCAAAGGCGCTGGCCCCCTTCGCCTCTACCTCTCAACCAAACCTCTTGAAGACCTGGACCGGCTCCTGGCCCCGCACTAA
- a CDS encoding sel1 repeat family protein, which produces MHPVTSHSRHTVLSVVILALSLFSLPVSAATPGDLFAEGYRHLTGQGQPRDATMAASLFLEAAQAGEPQAQYQLGVMYMDGLGVPTDSLWAYFWLSRAIQNPGLPDLAREQARGRLDALRKQLSADQKRRLGLSNDETRIP; this is translated from the coding sequence ATGCATCCTGTTACTTCCCACTCCCGGCACACTGTTTTGAGCGTGGTTATTCTTGCTCTATCCCTTTTTTCCCTGCCGGTTTCCGCTGCAACACCCGGCGACCTCTTTGCCGAAGGATACAGGCATCTTACCGGGCAAGGCCAGCCTCGGGACGCAACCATGGCGGCGTCCTTATTTCTTGAAGCTGCACAGGCCGGCGAGCCCCAGGCTCAATACCAGCTTGGAGTGATGTACATGGATGGGCTGGGAGTGCCGACGGACTCGCTTTGGGCGTATTTCTGGCTGAGCCGGGCGATCCAAAATCCAGGTCTGCCGGATTTGGCCAGGGAGCAGGCGCGCGGTCGACTGGACGCCCTCAGGAAACAGCTTTCGGCAGACCAAAAAAGGCGGTTGGGGCTGAGCAACGATGAGACCAGAATCCCTTAA
- a CDS encoding zinc ribbon domain-containing protein, protein MPIYEYRCQECQQTFEEWQKDFAERKVPCPVCGGKAERLISSSSFVLKGGGWYSDAYSKPSSAKTESATAEAAPAPKPEAKPEVKPCAASCASGGCSN, encoded by the coding sequence ATGCCCATCTACGAATATCGCTGCCAGGAATGCCAGCAGACTTTCGAGGAATGGCAGAAGGACTTCGCCGAGCGCAAAGTCCCTTGTCCTGTCTGCGGTGGCAAGGCCGAACGTCTTATTTCCAGCTCCTCCTTCGTGTTGAAGGGAGGGGGCTGGTATTCCGATGCGTATTCCAAACCTTCCTCTGCGAAAACGGAATCCGCTACCGCCGAGGCCGCGCCGGCTCCAAAGCCGGAAGCCAAGCCGGAAGTGAAGCCATGTGCTGCTTCCTGCGCCTCGGGAGGCTGTTCCAACTGA